In Neofelis nebulosa isolate mNeoNeb1 chromosome 10, mNeoNeb1.pri, whole genome shotgun sequence, one DNA window encodes the following:
- the LOC131486695 gene encoding oocyte-secreted protein 2-like: protein MKVSLALGVWSLLAALIWPCTESIYVTVSCSMDWVMILVSPCGRNSDLYIFDDELHLGSGCPVTRIQTSAYDFIYPVRDRGIRTKVVSEDTLLFQTEMFFNPRIVHCESQKIPLECSASRKSVWLTPVSADNEMKLDPSPFIADFETTPEELGLLSSSQTGSLLKEKWRLGVGIMNFVRKTVFLY, encoded by the exons ATGAAGGTCTCTCTGGCTTTAGGAGTCTGGTCGCTTCTTGCCGCCTTGATTTGGCCTTGCACTGAGAGCATCTATG TGACAGTAAGTTGTTCAATGGACTGGGTGATGATCTTGGTTAGCCCATGTGGACGCAACAGCGATCTGTATATATTTGATGATGAATTGCACCTGGGATCAGGTTGCCCTGTGACTCGGATTCAGACCTCTGCATATGATTTTATATACCCTGTACGTGACCGTGGGATCAGGACAAAG GTTGTTTCGGAGGATACCCTCCTTTTTCAAACAGAGATGTTCTTTAACCCTAGGATTGTGCATTGTGAGAGCCAGAAAATCCCTTTGGAATGTTCTGCCTCTAG gaaatcAGTATGGCTCACACCAGTTTCTGCagataatgaaatgaaattggaccccagTCCCTTTATTGCTGACTTTGAGACAACACCTGAAGAGCTAGGATTACTAAGTTCAAGTCAGACGGGTTCCCTCCTTAAGGAGAAATGGAGACTTGGAGTTGGCATCATGAATTTTGTTCGAAAAActgtttttttgtattaa